TCCCATGGTGCTCGCGGCCGTGCTGCTCTACCACGCCTACGGCACGTTTTCGCTGCCGCTGATGTTCGAGCGGCTCGCTGCCGATCCCTCGCTGTCGGTGTTCGGCCTGCCGGTGGTACTGACGGCGGGCGCGCTGATCGCGCTGTCGGCCTTTGCCCGCTCGGCGCAGTTCATGCTGCATACCTGGTTGCCGTACACCATGGAAGGCCCGACTCCTGTTTCGGCGCTGATGCACGCAGGCATCGTCAACGCCGGCGCATTCATCATCAACCGCTTCGCGCCGCTGTATATCCATGCCGGCCCGGTACTGCACTGGGTCTTCATCGTCGGGCTGGTGACGGCGCTGATCGGCTCGATGCTGATGCTGATTCAGAACGACATCAAGAAATCGCTCGGCTATTCCACCATGGGCCAGATGGGGTTCATGATCATGGAATGCGGCGTCGGTGCGTTCTCGCTGGCGATTTTTCACCTGATCGCCCACGGTCTGTTCAAGGGCACGCTGTTTCTCAGCGCCGGCGGCGTGATCGGCGATGCGCGCCATAGCGACAAGGTGCCCAAGAGCGGCGTCTACACCTTCGTCGTCGAGCGCCAGGCCAGCGCCAGCAAGCCGTCCTGGTTCGCCATGGCCGTGCTCACCGTGGCGGTGCCTGCGGTCATGCTGCTGCTGACCCACTGGCTGATCGCCAGCGACATTTTCCAGGAACAGGGCGCCGTCGTGCTGCTGTTCTTCGGCTGGATCACCGGCGCGCAACTGCTCTACACGATCCACCGCATGGAAACGACCGATCCGTGGCGCATGGTCACGCTGGCAGTGTTCTCGCTGCTGATCATTGTGGTCGGGTACTCGCTGATGAGCTATGCCTTCGGGGTGTTCCTCTATCCCGAGGAATCGATGCGCCAGGCAATCTACGCCGCAGCCGGCATCAGCCGCCCGTGGTTCTACGCCCTGATCGCGCTGATGACTCTGGTTATTCTCGGTGGCTGGCTGTTTGTCTACCGCTCGGATCGCGATGACGACGCGCTGCGCACCAGCCCACTGTGGATCAGGGTCTATACCCACTTGTCGCGCGAACTGTATGTCTCCGATCTTTACTCGCTGTTCGGTCGCGGGCTGCTGCGCGGCTCCGCGCAACTCAATCGCTGGCTGAGGTGGCTGTGATGAGCGATGCCCTGCGTTTATTTGCCGCGATCTGGTTTCTGCCGCTGTTTCCGTTCAGCGGGGTGTTCGTCTATCTCGCCGGTCGCAAACTGCGCTCCGCCGCTGCGCGTGGCGCCGTGTTTATCGTCTGGCCGTTGCTCGGCGTGAGCCTGGTTGGCGCCTATGTGCCGCCCTGGCTGCATGCCTGGGCGCTGTTCAGCGCGCTGCTGTACGCGGTTCGCCTGTTGGCCATGCGCGACCTGCGCCTGTGGAGCGCCTATCTCGGCGCTTCTGCCTTCGCGCTGCTGTGGCTGCCACTGCCGGAACACGCCCCCGGCTGGTTGGCCGCGCTGGGGCTGGGCATTCCGCTGGCTCTGCTGGCCCAGCTCGCAGCGGTGCTCGAAGAGCGCTTCGGCGCGGCCTACTGCGGCCTGTATGGCGGGCTCTATCTCAAACAGCCGCGGCTGGCCGGCGCGCTCACGTTGCTCACGCTGTCCGCCGTCGCATCGCCGATCTTCCCCGGCTTTTTCGTGTTGACCGGCGTCGCCCTGCACGCCGGCTTCGCCTACGCCATCGGTGCGTTGATCGTCTGGCTGCTGTGGACGTGGGCTGCGGTGCTGCTGCTGCAAGGCTTCATGCTGGGCAAGCCGCAGACCGCCCCGGTGCCGAGCGATCTCAGCGGCGCCGAACTCGCCGCGCTTGGCGTGCCGGCCGCCGTTTTCGTCGGCGCCGGACTGTTTTTCGTCACCACCCTGCTGTCAGGAGGCTGACATGACTCTGCCGCTTTCCCAGGCGCTCAAGGTCCGCGCGATGGTTTACGTCGCCGGCGAGGCCATCCCCAATTTCTGGCCGATGCGCAGCTTCATCCACCACAATCCGCTGCACGGGCTCGAACACCTGCCGTTCGCGGAGGGTGTCGCGCGCGGTAACGAGCTGTTCCACGCGCGCGGTTTTCTCAGCCGTGCGCAATACCAGCGCTATCTCGCCACCGGCGCCATCGCCATGGATGCGCTGACCCGCCAGGTGGCGCAGTTCTGCGCCGGACGCACAGCGCCCGAGGGCGTGGATCTGCCGGCGCTGCTGACCCACTTGCTGACCCGCATCGAGACGCCCGCCGTGCTCGACAATCGCCTGGTCAGCGCTGCGGATATCGCGCACCGTCTGCTTGGCAACAAGCTCGAAGCTCAGCCGGCGGATACCGCCACCTTGCGCTGCCTGCTGCATGAGGCCATCGACGACACCCGTCCGGTGCACGAGGCGGTCGACGCGCTCTACGCCACCGATATCGGCGATACGCTCAACGATCTGCTGGTCAAGAGCTGCCTCGATTTCTTCGATGAGGAGCAGTCCGCCTGGGGCATGCCGGGGCGTGAGCTCGGCCTGTACCGGTCCTGGCGCCAGCTGGCCCTGCACAACTTGCGCTTCAAGCTGCGCGGGCTGCACATCGAACGCATTATCGCGCGCGCCGAAGCGCCGGAAACCATGATCGTGCGCATCATGGAAGAACTGCAGGTTCCCGAGCATGCCTGGGTCGGCTACTTCACCCGCGAACTCACCCGCCTGCACGGCTGGGCCGGTTTCATCCGCTGGCGCTCGCGCACCAAGCACTATCATTGGCAGCAACAACATCCGGCCGATCTGGTCGATCTGCTCGCGCTGCGCCTTTCGCTCAGCCTGGCGCTGCTGCAGGACTACGCCAAGCACCTGCCGGGCCGGGACCTCAGGCTCGACGCAGAGCACCTGCGGACCTTTATCGACGGCCAGACCGAGCGCGCCTTCCTGCAGCACGAACTGCACGGCGGGCACATCCTGCCGGAGTTTGCGCTGGAGGTGGACGAAACCCTGGCCGGCGGCAGCGCGGCGCAGATCGCCGCCCTGTGCGGGCGCTACACCGCGGCACTGCATGACCATGAACTCAGCCGGCAGATTCAGCGCCTGTACGCGCTGGCGCGCGGCGTCGGGCTGGATCTGCGTGCCCTGCCTGCCGCGCAGTTGACCGCGCTGATCGAACTGATCGGCGAATTCGAACGCGACGAAGGCATGCTCTGGCTGCGGGCCATGGAAGCCAGCGCGATGCACAAGCTGCTGCCGATGCTCGACATACAGCCGCCTGCGCCGGTCGGCAAGCGGCCTTTCGCCCAGGCGCTGTTCTGCATTGACACACGCTCCGAACCGATTCGCCGCCAGCTCGAATCCATCGGCGACTACCAGACCTACGGCATCGCCGGATTCTTCGGCGTGCCGATGAGCTTCGTCGAACTCGGCAAGGGCAGCGAAGCGCATCTGTGCCCCGCGGTGGTCACGCCGAAGAACCTGACGCTCGAAATGAGCATCGACCAGATCGCCATGGACCATGCGCTCGGCGCGCTCGAACACGCGCTGCATGAACTCAAGGCATCGGTTGTCGCGCCCTTCGCCACGGTCGAAGCCATTGGCCTGATTTTCGGCTTCGACATGTTCGGCAAGACGCTCGCGCCAACGCAGTACAACCGCTGGCGCCGACACCTCGAACACACCAAGCCCGCCACCCGGTTGCTGCTCGACAAGCTCACCCGCGAGCAGGCCGATTCCATCGTGCGCGCCGTGCAGCGCGCGCTGATCGTCGTCGCCCTCAAGCAGGAATTTCATCTCACCGATGAAGTGCTGCTCGACAACGCGATCCGCGAACTGCGCGAAGCCGCGCTGCAAAACCAGCCGCTGCGCCCCGAGCTGGCCAGCCAGCTCGGCGTGACCGCCGAGCGGCTCACGGCGCTCTTGCAGCGTCTGCGCACGCATTACCGCATCAATCAGGACGAAGTGACCCGCCAGATGGAACAGCTCTCGCGCCTGGGTTTTTCCTTGCGCGAGCAGACCGTTTTCGTCGCCACCGCGCTCAGTTCGATCGGCCTGACCGACAACTTCTCGCGGTTCGTCCTGCTGATCGGCCATGGCAGCACCTCGCAGAACAACCCCTACGAATCCGCGCTGGACTGCGGCGCCTGTGGCGGCAACAACGGCCTGACCAATTCCCGCGCGCTGGCGTACATGGCCAACAAGGCCGAGGTTCGCGCGCAGTTGCGCGAGCAGGGCATCGACATCCCCAACGACACCTGGTTCGTGCCCGCCATGCACAACACCACCACGGACGAAATCGTCCTGCACGAGGTGGAACTGCTGCCCGCCCAGCACCTGCTCTATGTCGACCGCCTGCGCAAGGGCCTGCGCGCTGCCTCGCGGCTGTGCGCGCAGGAGCGCGCGCCCACCCTGAGCGCACTGTCGGTCCGTCCCTCGGCCGACGCCGCCGAGCGGCTGGCGCAGCGCAACGCGCTCGACTGGTCGCAAGTGCGCCCGGAATGGGGTCTGGCACGCAACGCCTATTTCATCATCGGCAGGCGCGAACTCTCGCAGCACGCCATGCTGGAAGGGCGCTCGTTCCTGCATTCCTACGATTGGCGGATCGATCCGAAACGGCGCCTGCTGGAAAACATCCTCACCGGTCCGCTGGTCGTGGCCGAATGGATCAACATGGAGCACTATTTTTCCGCCGTCGACAACGAACACTATGGCAGCGGCAGCAAGGCCTATCACAACGTCGCCGGCCGTTTTGGCGTGATGAGCGGCAACATCGGCGATCTGCGCACCGGCCTGCCGGCACAGACCGTGCTCAAGGACGGTCGCCCGTACCACGAGCCGCTGCGCCTCATCAACCTCATCGAAGCGCCTTTCGAGCATGCGCTGGCCGCGCTCAACGCCGTCGCCTCGGTCAAGGGGCTGGTCTACAACGGCTGGGTGCGCCTGATGATCCTCGACCCCGAAACCGGCATCGTCCACATCTTTGACGACGCGCGGCAGGAATGGACGCAGCAGACCGCCGCCGCCCCCCAACAGGAGAGTATCGCGTCATGAAAAACCTGAATCTCAGCCCGCTCAAAAAGCTGGAAATCATCCTCGAAGGCGAACATCAGGAATTTGCCACCGATCTGCTCGACCGCGCCGGCGTCAAGGGCTACACCATCGTCAACCAGCTCTCCGGCAAGGGCAGTCACGGCTTCTGGGAAGGCCACGTGATGTTCAACGAGGACGACGTGCTGATCATGATCATCAGCGCCGTGCCCGAAGCACTGGTCGAACCGATCATCGAAGGGTTCACGCCGTTTTTCGACGAACACACCGGCGTGATCTTTATCTCCGATATTCAGGTGGCGCGCGCGGTCAAGTTTTGAGCCGCTGGGCGGGGATTGTGTGTCCGCGCACACGCAAGGTGCCCGTAGGGGCGTGCGAGCAGGCGCGGGATTCGGTTTTTGCCACCGGTATGGGCGTGCCCCCCCCCCCGCGAGTTCGCCCGCGTCCGGGCGGGCACAGGGGCCTGCCCCTACATCTGTCACCTTCTCAGGCATGCGTCAGCACGGCCTGCACGACGTCGATCCGCGCGGTGACGAAACCGGCGTGGCAATACGCCAGGTAGTACTGCCACAGGCGCAGGAAGCGTTGGTCGTAGCCCAGCGCGTTCAGGCTGTCCTGTTGCAGGGCGACTTTGCGTGACCACTCGACGAGGGTGCGGGCGTAGTCACCGCCGAAGGCGTCCGCGAATCGTGTGTTGAGACCCGCGGCGGTCGTCGCCGCGGCGAACACTTGCTTCGACGGCAGCATGCCGCCCGGAAAGACGTAGCGCTGGATGAAGTCGGTGCCGGACCGGTAGTGCTCGAAGTAGTCGTGATCGATGGTGATGACCTGTAGCGAGGCGCGGCCGCCGGGGCGCAGCACGCGCGCAACGGTGTCGAAATAACCCGGCCAGTATGCCTCGCCGACGGCTTCGAACATTTCGATTGACACGACATGATCGTATTGCCCATCGAGGTCGCGGTAGTCGAGCAGCTTGAGTTCGATGAGGTGATCGAGCCCGGCTTCGCGCACGCGGCGGGTGGCGTGTTCGAGCTGCGCGGGGGAGAGCGTGATGCCGGTCACGCGCAGGCCGCGCTGCGCCGCTTCGAGGGCGAGGCCGCCCCAGCCGCAGCCGATTTCGAGGATGTGTTCGCCGGGCCGGGCGTCGAGCGCGTCGAGATGCTGGCGGTATTTGCGCCGCTGGGCGTGGGCGAGGTCTTCGCCGGGGTGTGCGTAGCGGGCGCTGGAGTAGCTCCAGGTTTCGTCCAGCCAGAGGCCGTAGAAGTCGTTGCCGAGATCGTAATGGGCCTGGATGTTGCGCCGGCTGCCGCGGCGGCTGTTACGCCGCGCCTGGTGGCGCAGGCGTTGCAGCGGACCGAGCAGCCCGCCGGAGGCGGAGCTGAGCGCGGATTCGTTGCGCGCGAGGAGTTCGAGCAGCGCGAACAGGTTGTCGGTGTGCCAGTCTCCGGCGAAATAGCCTTCGGCGAATCCGATGTCGTTTTTGGCGGCGAAGCGGGCGATCAGCGCGACCGGATTTTGGATGTGCAGATTGGCGCGCGGGCCGGGTTCGGCGCCGCGGATCGATTCGCGCGCACCGTTGGCGAAAGTGAGCTCCAGGCTGCCGCAACGCAGCCGGCGCAGCTTGTGCGCCAGCAGACTGGCGGCTGGCTGGAGCAGGGGGCGGGGGCGGGTGAGCACCTGTTCGTTCATCGGCTGATGTCCTCGACGGATGGCGGTGGTTTGTGAAACAGCGGGGCGCGGCGCAGCCACAGCTTGAGCGCCTGCCAGTGAATCAGGGTGATGACCTTGAAGCTGGCGAGCGGGAAGCGCGCCAGCGCGGCGAGCAGAGCGCGGTCGGTGAGCGCTGTGCCTTGCCCGGTCTGGGTGGCGACCAGCAGGAGCGCGTCGTCCTGGTATTCGCGGATGGCGACGCCGAGCGTGTCGCCGGGCTCGGCCAGATGAAAGTGGTATTGCGCGCGCATGCCGATGAAGGGCGAGACGTGGAATAGCTTCTCGGCCTGCTTGCGCAGCGGCCACGCGAGGGGCTGGCCGGCGTCATGAAGCAGGTAGTGATGGCATTCGCCGAAGGTGTTGCTGACTTCGGCGATCACCGCGCGCAGGCTGCCGTCGCGGTGTCGGCAGTACCACAGGCTGAGCGGGTTGAAGCCGTAGCCCCACAGGCGCGGCAAGGCGAGCAGCAACACCTGGCCGCCGTCCAGATCGATTCCCGCCTCGCCGAGCAGTGAATCGATCCAGGGGCGCAGCGCGCTGCCGTCGCGCGGGCCGTGGTCGCGGTCGTGGAAGGCGAGCGGGGCGCGCCGGTTATGCCGCAGCAGGCGCGAGCGGGCGCAGGCTTCGTCGATGCGGTCGATGTCCAGCAGCAGGGTGAACAGGCGGTATTCGAAGCGGTAGCCGAAGCGGTCGTGACGCTGGTGCATCACGGTGCTGCGGTACAAGCGGCCGGGCGTGTCCATCAGCCGGCATCCAGAACCAGTTTGCCGGGCGCGGTGCCGGCGCGCGGCGCTTCGAGGTCGAGCCATTCGGGCAGGGCGCCGAGCCGGCGCGCGATGCTAACCGCGCTGGCCAGACCGTCTTCGTGAAAGCCGTAGCCGGTCCAGGCGCCGGCCAGCCACAGTCCACGCATGCCCTGGAGGTCGGGCAGGCGGCGCTGGGCGTTCATGGCGGCGGTGTCGAACACCGGGTGGGTGTAGTTCATGTGCCGCGCCACCCGATCCTCGCGCGGCGCGTGCGGCGGATTCAGGCTGACGAACCAGGGCTGTGCGCCGGGCAGGCCCTGGAGGCGGTTGAGCCAGTAGGTCACGGCCACGTCGCGCGTGCCGTCGCTCTGGTCGTGCGCGAGATAGTTCCACGAGGACCACACCGCGCGCCGCTGCGGCATCAGCGAGGGATCGCTGTGCAGCCAGGTGTCGTTCGGCTGGTAGCGGAAAGCGCCGAGCAGGTCCATCAGCGGCGCTGGCGCGTCCTGGAGCAGGGCGCGCGTTTCGTCGGCATGGCTGGCGAGCACGACTTGATCGAAGTCCTCGCCGCCGGAGTCCGTGCGCACTTGCCAGCCGTTGCCGTGCGCGGCGATGCGGTGCACGGGTTCGCCCAGGCGCAGTTGCAGCGGCGCCGCGGCGATCAGGCGATTGACGTACTGCCGGCTGCCGCCGATCACGGTGCGCCAGCGCGGGCGGTCGAACAGGTCGATCAGGCCGTGGTTACGGAAGAAGCGGCACAGGCTCAGCGCCGGAAAGTCGCGCATGGTCGCCGTGGGGCAAGACCAGATCGCGGCGGCCATCGGCAGCAGGTAATCGTTGGCCAGCGCGTCGCTCAGGCCTTCGCGGGCGAGGAAATCCCCCAGGCGCAACGCCGGATCGGCATCGGTATCGTGCAGCAGGCGGTAAGCCGCGCGGTTGAAGCGCACGATGTCACGCAGCAGACGCCAGTGGCGGCGCGAGAACAGGTTGCGACGCTGCGCGAACACGGTGTTGAGGTTGTCGCCGGCCCACTCGTAGCTGCCCTGGCCGATGGATACCGAGAATGACATGTCGCTGGGGCGCGTGGCGATGTCGAAGTGCGCGAACAACCGCGTGAGCAGAGGATAGTTGCGCTCGTTGTACACCATGAAACCCGTGTCCATGGCGACACAGGATTCGCCCGAGCCGGCATCGATGGTGTTGGCATGTCCGCCGAGGCGCGTATCGCGTTCATACAGCGTCACGGCGTAGCGCTGCGAGAGCATCCAGGCCGTGGCGAGCCCGGCGACGCCGGAGCCGACGACTGCGATACGTGATGTGCCCATTGTTCTTCCTCCCCATGTTTCTGCGCGGTTGCCAGAGCGGCGCGAATGCCAGATAGGCGAATTCGATCTCATGCATGGATTCGCGGCGCGGCCGAATTTGGATGCGACGGCACGGGGATTTTAGCTTGAACTTATACAAAACATACGTATAAGTTGTACATAACCTGGATTCATGCGCCTGAAAACTCAGCCGACACCAGAGTGGACAGGTGCACAGCCATCTGTAAGGCCGTGCGATGCCTGTGTGCAGAGAGGGATTTACAGATGCTAGATGATCGCTTGCGATGACGGCATGAGGCGTTTCATGTCTGATGGAGTATCCGGGTTAAAATGAACCTTGCGACGCACTCATCAGGCAGGTCGACATGAATGTAATGGTCTTCGATATTGAAACGGTCCCGGACGTGGCGTCCGGTCGCCGCCTTTACGACCTCGGCGAACTGTCCGATGCCGACACCGCGCAGGCCATGTTCCAGTTGCGCATGGCCAAGACCGGCGGCGATTTTCTGCCGCATCATCTGCAACGCATCGTCGCCATCTCGATTGTGTTCCGGTCGCGGGAGAGCGTGCGGGTCTGGTCGCTGGGCGAGGAGACGGCCGATGAGGCCGAACTGATTACGCGGTTCTTCGACGGGGTGGGGCGCTACACGCCGACGCTGGTCTCGTGGAACGGCAGCGGCTTCGACCTGCCGGTGCTGCATTACCGCGCACTGCTGCACGGCATCGCCGCACCGCGATACTGGGAGATTGGCGATGATGACCGCGAGTTTCGTTACAGCAATTACATCAGCCGCTTTCACTGGCGGCACATCGATCTGATGGACGTACTCGCCGGCTACCAGCCACGCGCCAGCGCCCCGCTGGACGAAGTCGCCACCATGCTCGGCCTGCCGGGCAAAATGGGCATGAGCGGTGCCAGGGTGTGGGATGCGTTTCAGGGCGGTGATCTGAGCGGCATCCGCAACTATTGCGAAACCGATGTGCTCAATACCTACCTCGTGTACCTGCGCTTCGAGCACCTGCGCGGCCATCTCGACGCGACCGGCTATGCCGACGAACAGGCCCGTCTGCGTGCGCTCCTTGGTGAGGCTGAGGCGCCGCATCTGCGTGAATTTATCGACGCCTGGAACGCTCATGGCGCGTAGACACCGCCAGCGCCGCGGCCCGCCGCGCGCCCCTGCCGAACTGTATATCGAAGCCCTGGCCCAGGACGGGCGCGGCGTCGCCCATTGCGACGGCAAGGCCGTGTTCGTCGCGGGCGGATTGCCGGGCGAACGGGTGCGGGCGACCTTCGTCCGCGCCCACCGCGGGTACGACGAGGCCGAGGTCGAGGCAGTGCTGGAGGCTGCGCCGGAGCGGGTCGAACCGCGCTGC
This genomic stretch from Acidihalobacter ferrooxydans harbors:
- a CDS encoding NADH-quinone oxidoreductase subunit L produces the protein MKTLLLLLPCIPIASAILVRLLPARQAALAGRISVGAIVLTALVALVLLIGMVSGQPAAALGGPDHALLLLDPLSTLMALVISAISLVVHVYSLRYMAEEPRYAHFFALLDLMTASLLLMVSAGNLILLLVVWHMIGVLLYFLLGFETRSRSAQRYALWTLLTYRFGDIPMVLAAVLLYHAYGTFSLPLMFERLAADPSLSVFGLPVVLTAGALIALSAFARSAQFMLHTWLPYTMEGPTPVSALMHAGIVNAGAFIINRFAPLYIHAGPVLHWVFIVGLVTALIGSMLMLIQNDIKKSLGYSTMGQMGFMIMECGVGAFSLAIFHLIAHGLFKGTLFLSAGGVIGDARHSDKVPKSGVYTFVVERQASASKPSWFAMAVLTVAVPAVMLLLTHWLIASDIFQEQGAVVLLFFGWITGAQLLYTIHRMETTDPWRMVTLAVFSLLIIVVGYSLMSYAFGVFLYPEESMRQAIYAAAGISRPWFYALIALMTLVILGGWLFVYRSDRDDDALRTSPLWIRVYTHLSRELYVSDLYSLFGRGLLRGSAQLNRWLRWL
- a CDS encoding DUF2309 domain-containing protein, producing MTLPLSQALKVRAMVYVAGEAIPNFWPMRSFIHHNPLHGLEHLPFAEGVARGNELFHARGFLSRAQYQRYLATGAIAMDALTRQVAQFCAGRTAPEGVDLPALLTHLLTRIETPAVLDNRLVSAADIAHRLLGNKLEAQPADTATLRCLLHEAIDDTRPVHEAVDALYATDIGDTLNDLLVKSCLDFFDEEQSAWGMPGRELGLYRSWRQLALHNLRFKLRGLHIERIIARAEAPETMIVRIMEELQVPEHAWVGYFTRELTRLHGWAGFIRWRSRTKHYHWQQQHPADLVDLLALRLSLSLALLQDYAKHLPGRDLRLDAEHLRTFIDGQTERAFLQHELHGGHILPEFALEVDETLAGGSAAQIAALCGRYTAALHDHELSRQIQRLYALARGVGLDLRALPAAQLTALIELIGEFERDEGMLWLRAMEASAMHKLLPMLDIQPPAPVGKRPFAQALFCIDTRSEPIRRQLESIGDYQTYGIAGFFGVPMSFVELGKGSEAHLCPAVVTPKNLTLEMSIDQIAMDHALGALEHALHELKASVVAPFATVEAIGLIFGFDMFGKTLAPTQYNRWRRHLEHTKPATRLLLDKLTREQADSIVRAVQRALIVVALKQEFHLTDEVLLDNAIRELREAALQNQPLRPELASQLGVTAERLTALLQRLRTHYRINQDEVTRQMEQLSRLGFSLREQTVFVATALSSIGLTDNFSRFVLLIGHGSTSQNNPYESALDCGACGGNNGLTNSRALAYMANKAEVRAQLREQGIDIPNDTWFVPAMHNTTTDEIVLHEVELLPAQHLLYVDRLRKGLRAASRLCAQERAPTLSALSVRPSADAAERLAQRNALDWSQVRPEWGLARNAYFIIGRRELSQHAMLEGRSFLHSYDWRIDPKRRLLENILTGPLVVAEWINMEHYFSAVDNEHYGSGSKAYHNVAGRFGVMSGNIGDLRTGLPAQTVLKDGRPYHEPLRLINLIEAPFEHALAALNAVASVKGLVYNGWVRLMILDPETGIVHIFDDARQEWTQQTAAAPQQESIAS
- a CDS encoding P-II family nitrogen regulator — encoded protein: MKNLNLSPLKKLEIILEGEHQEFATDLLDRAGVKGYTIVNQLSGKGSHGFWEGHVMFNEDDVLIMIISAVPEALVEPIIEGFTPFFDEHTGVIFISDIQVARAVKF
- a CDS encoding SAM-dependent methyltransferase, whose protein sequence is MNEQVLTRPRPLLQPAASLLAHKLRRLRCGSLELTFANGARESIRGAEPGPRANLHIQNPVALIARFAAKNDIGFAEGYFAGDWHTDNLFALLELLARNESALSSASGGLLGPLQRLRHQARRNSRRGSRRNIQAHYDLGNDFYGLWLDETWSYSSARYAHPGEDLAHAQRRKYRQHLDALDARPGEHILEIGCGWGGLALEAAQRGLRVTGITLSPAQLEHATRRVREAGLDHLIELKLLDYRDLDGQYDHVVSIEMFEAVGEAYWPGYFDTVARVLRPGGRASLQVITIDHDYFEHYRSGTDFIQRYVFPGGMLPSKQVFAAATTAAGLNTRFADAFGGDYARTLVEWSRKVALQQDSLNALGYDQRFLRLWQYYLAYCHAGFVTARIDVVQAVLTHA
- a CDS encoding DUF1365 domain-containing protein, yielding MDTPGRLYRSTVMHQRHDRFGYRFEYRLFTLLLDIDRIDEACARSRLLRHNRRAPLAFHDRDHGPRDGSALRPWIDSLLGEAGIDLDGGQVLLLALPRLWGYGFNPLSLWYCRHRDGSLRAVIAEVSNTFGECHHYLLHDAGQPLAWPLRKQAEKLFHVSPFIGMRAQYHFHLAEPGDTLGVAIREYQDDALLLVATQTGQGTALTDRALLAALARFPLASFKVITLIHWQALKLWLRRAPLFHKPPPSVEDISR
- a CDS encoding NAD(P)/FAD-dependent oxidoreductase → MGTSRIAVVGSGVAGLATAWMLSQRYAVTLYERDTRLGGHANTIDAGSGESCVAMDTGFMVYNERNYPLLTRLFAHFDIATRPSDMSFSVSIGQGSYEWAGDNLNTVFAQRRNLFSRRHWRLLRDIVRFNRAAYRLLHDTDADPALRLGDFLAREGLSDALANDYLLPMAAAIWSCPTATMRDFPALSLCRFFRNHGLIDLFDRPRWRTVIGGSRQYVNRLIAAAPLQLRLGEPVHRIAAHGNGWQVRTDSGGEDFDQVVLASHADETRALLQDAPAPLMDLLGAFRYQPNDTWLHSDPSLMPQRRAVWSSWNYLAHDQSDGTRDVAVTYWLNRLQGLPGAQPWFVSLNPPHAPREDRVARHMNYTHPVFDTAAMNAQRRLPDLQGMRGLWLAGAWTGYGFHEDGLASAVSIARRLGALPEWLDLEAPRAGTAPGKLVLDAG
- a CDS encoding 3'-5' exonuclease; protein product: MNVMVFDIETVPDVASGRRLYDLGELSDADTAQAMFQLRMAKTGGDFLPHHLQRIVAISIVFRSRESVRVWSLGEETADEAELITRFFDGVGRYTPTLVSWNGSGFDLPVLHYRALLHGIAAPRYWEIGDDDREFRYSNYISRFHWRHIDLMDVLAGYQPRASAPLDEVATMLGLPGKMGMSGARVWDAFQGGDLSGIRNYCETDVLNTYLVYLRFEHLRGHLDATGYADEQARLRALLGEAEAPHLREFIDAWNAHGA